The genomic window ATTTTTGCCGACTTTCTGAACGATCCACAGTTGAAAAATATCCAACCGGCCTATGTAGATATGGTCCGAAAGTTAACCGGACTGAAAGAAGTGTCCGGCATTCCCTACACGGCCAACGCCAACGGTGTGCTTTACAACAAGGCGTTATTCCGGCAACTCGGGCTGACCGTGCCGAAGACCTGGGATGAATTTATCGCCACCGCGGAAAAAATCAAAGCCGCGGGAAAAATCCCGTTTTACCATACTTATAAAGATTCTTGGACAACGTTGATCCCCTTCAACGCACTAGCCTCCAACCTGCCTGGGGATACGTTTTTCCAAGACCTCAAGAAAGGAAAGACCACCTTTCAACAAGCTTTCAAGGAAGTTGCCCAAAAACAGTTGAAGTTGTTGGAATACGGGCACCGGGATAACTTCGGAAAAGGATACAACGACGGTAACGCTGCTTTTGCCAAAGGAGAATCCGTGATGTATCTACAAGGGACATGGGCCATCCCCGAAATCAAAAAAGCTAATCCCAACATCGAAATCGACTCGTTCCCGCTTCCTGTCAGTAATGATGTATCCAAGAACAGACTGGTGTCGGGCGTAGACACCTTGCTTACCATGTCGGCGAACACCCCGCATCCGGAAGAAGCAAAGAAGTGGATCGCATTTCTATT from Polycladomyces subterraneus includes these protein-coding regions:
- a CDS encoding ABC transporter substrate-binding protein; amino-acid sequence: MKKALSVVAVVLLLVSLTVGCASSADDGKVRIEFFQNKPEAKTTFEQLAKKFEKENPGIDVVVTTPPDAETVLKTRVAKNDVPDVIGIGLNATFVDLAQNGIFADFLNDPQLKNIQPAYVDMVRKLTGLKEVSGIPYTANANGVLYNKALFRQLGLTVPKTWDEFIATAEKIKAAGKIPFYHTYKDSWTTLIPFNALASNLPGDTFFQDLKKGKTTFQQAFKEVAQKQLKLLEYGHRDNFGKGYNDGNAAFAKGESVMYLQGTWAIPEIKKANPNIEIDSFPLPVSNDVSKNRLVSGVDTLLTMSANTPHPEEAKKWIAFLLKPENAKFYIDQQKQFSCIKGVVQNDPSVAGLKESFRKGAVVDFADHYIPPAMQVDKIIQDFLLHKNISAYLKTLDTEWEKAQARQ